TTAAATTGTTATTACTAAAATAGAGTTGTGTCTAATTAACAGAAATGAGTTTGTTATAATCATGTCATTAGGTgaaggctttttaattttttcacttataACTAAAAATAAGCATGTTTACATAATCCATTAAATTGaatattctataaaattataatcaCATTTGGTGCTGGGTATATGGTAGTATTTATTTGCAGCTTTGTTAAATATCTACACTCCTGTGGTACTTCTAGAAAGGCATGTTAAGTATTGCTAAGACTTTCTGCTTTATTCCCCTTAAAAACATTACCTGTGTTTTCAAATCAAAACTTTATGGATGTTTATCTTAGTATAAATATAAAAGCACAGAGGCTTTCTTTTCATCTTCAATTTTCAGGATAGCCTAATTCTAACTGAACATTCATATGGAATATAAGCAAAGATTCCTTGATCTTAACTGTTGTTTCCTAACCAGACCCAGGCTCCACCATACACCTGCCCTGGAAAACCACGGTCTGTGACAGTCCAGTGTCCTGGAATGGCAAATACCGTTAGGCGGTAACGGGAAGAAAGCATACAAAGTCACTGGCAATCAATATGCTCCCAGGTGAGCAGATGTGGCGGGTCTTCCTGGTCACAGCTCCTTGTTTTCTACCAAGGACACTCACCCCATCCTCTCTTCTCCGTGCCATGTGAGTCACCACTGTGCTGATAAAGATTTATCTTctacagagacacagaaatggaCACCCTTTTCCATGAGGTTTGACTCTGCAATGAAAGTCCTAGGATGTGAGTGTAGCATGAACTCACTCCTTCCGCATCAGCAGACAGATGGATAGAGACATTCCAGTTTGTTTCCAGGCTTTTGTCTTTGGAGCATTTTTGGCATTTCCTTCAGGAAGCTGGAGGTGGTGACCTAagttttccttatttctctttccCACAGTCAGCCTTACCCAGAAATGACAACTACACTATTAGGTAAGGTTTATCTCCAGGTCCCAACTGTGTCCTGCTCACAGTCTGTGATACTTAAAAGCACAAATTCTGAATGCAACAATAGCACTAGACAGCCCAATCTACCAAAATACATCAATTTAATTCTCAATCAAGAGGACAATAGAAACACAATAAGAATTAATGCTGACCATAACTCTGTGATGTTTGCAAAGTGCCCTTGCCCTTATTTATAACTGAAAAAATTAATGAGCAGGGAtgttaaaatattcacaaattttcAGATAAAGCAAATGTAAACTGCTCAGCTTACATTCTACAGATGCCTTTTCAATGAGGGCATtgctcatgttttatttattcatttattttggttttggagccacaccctgcaatgattaggggtcactcctggctctgcactcaggaattacctctggcaaggcttggaaaccatatgggatgcctgagatcaaaccccagtaggctgtgtgcaatgcaaacatcctacccgctctactatctctccaacccctgatgctcatattttaaaactgaattattgcactaaattttgtttaaattttcttgaaaataactTTAAACTTAGAACCATTACATTAACTTTTCAATGTGGTATTTAAAGATTAGCGGTTTTTCATCTCATACCCTTCAATGTAAACCTATTGAAGTTtctcttcctgaaaaaaaaagccaagtggTTTTAAAATAAACCACACTTTTCACACCCTAGATTTAAATATCCTTATTTTAAGAACAACAGATATTTTCCCTTGACTGTGATCCTAAAAGGCTGCATAGTCAAACAGAAtgtcttaataattatttttaacaaatactcTTCacaaaggaatatttaaaaaaatcagtttattaATGTTTAAAAGTTGATAAAGCTATGTGCAAAATGATCCACGTCAGTCAGGAAAGAACCcattaaatactattttttttttaaaaaaaaaaggtaatttctCAGTTTAATTGCACCGAAAACCCTAcgaaagagacagagatataattttattctttgtgacATTTACACACATCCTCAATTAACTATTAGATGAGTAGCTGTTCTGAAAAACTTCTGAAGTCTGTATCAGTTAAAGTAATGCTTTAGAGGGCACAAGTGGGTGGTATAAAATACACATTCAACGGGTGTTAACACAGGttagaaaaatcaaaaaaagtCATCTCTGTTGAAACAAATACAttcaaaaatcatgaaaaatactTTTAACAGAACAAAATACAACCATCCCACCGGCTGAAATGAACCACACAACACTCCGAAATAAACATCAACGAAAGTGCCAAAGACATATGCATTTGTTAGGTGAAGTCACTAAAAAACGTCTCGGTTTGTAGAAGACAATTCCAGCCcattttttactttgcttttgttgaCTTTCCCCTAGGATACTAAGGTTTCTAGCTACCAACAGGTGTAGATCTTAGACTGTCTTACTCAGATTTCAACCACAAACGGTACTGTAACACGTTTCACTGTCAAgtggggggtgggacagggagaGAAATCAAAGTGATTCCAGTAGGTCCCAAACACTAATGCAGCTCAGAGAAACTttggccttggcaaatgaggTTGCTTTACATCCCCAATCCATCTCTATCTTCTCCTAGTCTACCTACGTACTGAACACTTGATTTACCGAACCCAACCTCCCAGCGACACATGACTGATCGAGAAAAGGTCCACCCTACCGCCTCCAGCTCTGATGAAGGTCAGGGAGTTAAGATATAAAGTAAGAGAACTTTGAGGAGGGATGTGAGAGGCAAAAGAGGGTGGGCCACGGAGCACATACCTATGCTAGCATTGCATACCTATACACAGTTGGCTTGGAAactaaagtgaaagaaaacaccTCCTCACAGCTCCAGAGAGCTTTCATACGGGGACAGAACTCTGGTCTCTGAGGAGCGGCCGAATGCACAACCCTTCAGGAGCTTGACAATGCTAGACCTTTGGCTCAGTGCAAAAATCAAAGCTCCAGGGAGGAGGAAACAGACTCCAGGCCAGGACCTGATCTCCACCCTTCCCAGGGCATTGTTCACCGGAACTCTCTCAAGCCACCAACACCCACGACCCCCAGGCCAGGCCTTCCACCAGCTCCCTCAGCTTGCAGGCAGCTGTGGAAACTTTGTTTCTCCATACACTGGTGGTCGGGGACCTCAGCAGCTTTCAATCTCAGGAAGATGAGTTGACGTTGCCAGAAGACATGATGGTTTCTGGGTTGTCCCCATCGTCCTTCTGCGGATGGGAGGAATTGTCTGACTTACTGCGGCTGAATTCCACGCCGGCGATGATGGGGCGCTTGAATTTGCCTGTGGAGTCCCCGCTGGGGCACTTGCAGCAGGACATGATGCGGGTGAACGCCCTGCGCATCTCCTTGTTGGTCAGCGTGTAAATGATGGGGTTGGTGGCCGAGTTGAGCACAGCCAACACCAGGAAGTACTCAGCTTTGAAAAGGATAGCACACGTCTTCACCTTGCAGCCCACGTCCAGCAGGAGCAGGATGAAAAGGGGCGCCCAGCAGGCGATGAAGACGCTCAGGACAATGATGACGGTCTTGAGCAGGGCCAGGGACTTCTCCGAGCTGCGGCTGGCCTTGGAAACGTTCTTGCGGAAGGTCAGGCGTCGGCTCCGAGTCCTGACCAGAGAGTAAATCCTGCAGTAGAGGATGACGATGGAGAGCAGGAGCAGCGTGAAGACGGTGGTGCAGAAGAGGATATAGTGCTTGTGGTAGAGGGGCAGCACGGTGGAGCAGCTGGGCAGCGCCCCGATGCAGTTCCAGCCCATGATGGGCAGGCCACCCAGGATGAGGGAGATGACCCAGCAGGCGCTGATGAGCAGGAAGGAGCGGAAGCTGTTGCTGCCGTTGTGCAGTTTCATCTTGAGCATGGTGATGTAGCGCTCGATGGCGATGGCCAGGAGGCTGAAGACAGAGGCGGACAGCGCCACGAACATGCTCCCTTCCCGCAGGAACCACTGGGCCGGGGTGAGCTTGTACGTGGTGGCCCCGGACAGGAGCAGGTTGGCGATGTAGGCCACTCCCGCCAAGAGGTCTGAGAGGGCCAGGTTGCCGATGAAGTAGTACATGGGCCGGTGGAACTTCTTGGTTTTCCAGATGGTCAGCAGGACGAAGATGTTCTCCAGGATGATGAAGCAGCAGATGAGGATGAACACCACCGAGGTCCGCTTGATGCCGTTCTCCTTGTCTGCGCTGGTGCTCAGCTTCCCCGTGTAGTTGTAATGCCGGACGATGATGTCGTAGTTGACGTAGTCCGAGACGGTGCTGCGGAGGGCCTTGaccagcgggatgctggtggaccCCATTGCGCTGCTCGGGATCCCCGGGAACGCGCGAAGGGCGCTTCTGCCGAGAGAGCGCTAGGGGGCGCCGCGGAGGAAGGCGTCGCTGGCCGCCGGGCCGGTGCGGGGGACGGATCCAGGCTTATTGTGTCGCTTTTCCGCCGGGGAACCGCAGCCTGAAGCCAATACAAAGGGGGGAAGAGTTAGGGAAGGAGCCGCGGCATCCCGGCCCGGTTCACTCCAGCCAAAACAGTGCTCCAGCTCTGCTGTCCCTCGCTTAAGGACCCCCGGGacagcgcggggggcgggggtggggaggaggttaaGAACAAAATTGTTCACGTCTCCTGTCTCGAGGGAGTCCCGGGGGAGCGGGAGCAAGAACTTCACCGAACTGGAAAAAAAGCCCCAGTGGGTTCAGCGTATTCCCCCCGCCCGGGGTCAGGCCCACCCCGCGGGAAACTGAGAGCCCGGCGAGGCGCACTCGGTCCCCGTGGCATCCTCCAGCCCCGCGCCCCACGCGGGGTGTGTCCCGCCGACGGAGAGGACCCGGCACCCCCACCgcacccctgcagcctccccgCGTCCCCGACGGCCTTACGGGTCACTCACGGGCCAGAGCCAGCCCTCGGCGCGCTCTATTAATAGCGCCCGGCAGGTGCGCTCGGGGTTCGAGGGCGCAGCTCGCCATGGGCAGCCGGGGCCGCCCCGGCCGTGCGGTAAACAGGAAAGATCGGTGAGGCCACCGCCTCGCCCCTGTCGcccgcaccccccagccccgcacgCCGGGGCAGGAGCTCTGCAAGACCCTTCACGGCGGGCGTTCGTTGCGATACGTCCCGGCAGTCGCGTCCACTCTCCGGTGGCTTAAAAAAGCCCTTTTGGAGTGACTTGGGCACAGCGATCCCCAAACACACCAAAAGGAGAAGTTGTGCGCCGCCGACGGTCACTGCGCGCCCGCTCCAGAACCCCCCGGCCTGCGGGCACCGTCTCAGTGACCGcccgctctcccccaccccgcagcaCGGTGCCCCTCTCGGGTCACtgcggttggggggggggcggcacggGATGGGTCCGGGAGAGCAGGCAGGACCTCCCAGTTGCGTGCACGTTTCGGAGCAACGCGGACGCGCGGTCCCCAACGCCCCGAGACCCCCCGCCGACCTCCTCGGCCAGCAGACTGGAAACTGCACCCACCTTGCAGACCCTCAGTCTCTAGGGTTTCCCCCGAAACAAGCGTCCTCCCTTCCTCGGCTCCGACCACCCGCTGCTGCCACCGCGTCCCCTCTaccgggggaggtggggggactcGAGCCGGGGCCCAACTTCACCAAGCCCCCGCAAGGAGCCAGCGCGTCTGGCGGGACTCGGGAGCCCCAGGAGGTCGCCCGCTTCCAGCGGCACCCGGGACCGATGCTCCCCCGGGTTTCTGCGGTCCCCAGGCTCCGTCTCGGCGCTCAGAACCCCGGCGGCTAGCCCGCCTGCCGTCCCCCGCCGCCTTACCTCGGTCCGGCGGGCCCGAGCGGCGTGGGCAGCGCTCCGGGGCCGCGCGGCGCGCTCCGCATCTTGCGGCTGCCCCGCGGGCGGCGCGCTCCGAACTTTCCTCTGGGCGGGGACCCTCCCTCCTTGGCCGCGCACGCCAATGACCGGCCGCTGGCCGCAGCCCGCGAACGAGGTCGCCCAGGGCGCAGCCCACAGACTGGGCGGCACTTGAGGAGGAGACGGGGAGGGGTTAAGGCCGCaacccccacgccccccgccggcggcgcggcccccgcccccggatCTCCAGCTGAGACGTATGTCCAGGAACGATCTGgggcagaagaaaaaaagaaaaagaaaaagggagaaaaaaaaaaaaaaaggagcccagTGCCCTCCTCCCTCCGGACCCCGACAGCCGGGGGCGGAGCCGGCCCGCGTGGACGCGGTATAAATCACGGCCGCCGCCTCCCGTTACTCCGGCGGCGCAGGGGCTCCCGCGCTTTGTtagcggggggggcgggggctttgGAAACTTTCCCACGCGTCGCGGGGGCCAGC
This Sorex araneus isolate mSorAra2 chromosome 8, mSorAra2.pri, whole genome shotgun sequence DNA region includes the following protein-coding sequences:
- the S1PR1 gene encoding sphingosine 1-phosphate receptor 1 — protein: MGSTSIPLVKALRSTVSDYVNYDIIVRHYNYTGKLSTSADKENGIKRTSVVFILICCFIILENIFVLLTIWKTKKFHRPMYYFIGNLALSDLLAGVAYIANLLLSGATTYKLTPAQWFLREGSMFVALSASVFSLLAIAIERYITMLKMKLHNGSNSFRSFLLISACWVISLILGGLPIMGWNCIGALPSCSTVLPLYHKHYILFCTTVFTLLLLSIVILYCRIYSLVRTRSRRLTFRKNVSKASRSSEKSLALLKTVIIVLSVFIACWAPLFILLLLDVGCKVKTCAILFKAEYFLVLAVLNSATNPIIYTLTNKEMRRAFTRIMSCCKCPSGDSTGKFKRPIIAGVEFSRSKSDNSSHPQKDDGDNPETIMSSGNVNSSS